One Dysgonomonas mossii DNA window includes the following coding sequences:
- a CDS encoding arsenate reductase ArsC, translated as MRILILCTGNSCRSQMAHGFLQSFDPSLSVYSAGTKANGKVNPKAIEVMQDAGVDISHHRSDSVEKYMNDEWDYVITVCGGANESCPAFSGKVKNRLHIGFDDPSEATGTPEFIQSEYIRVRDEIKTAFYKLYTDKIKGHE; from the coding sequence ATGAGAATTTTAATTCTGTGTACAGGAAATAGTTGCCGTAGCCAGATGGCACATGGATTTTTACAATCATTCGATCCTTCATTGTCTGTTTATTCCGCAGGGACAAAAGCAAACGGAAAAGTAAACCCGAAGGCAATAGAAGTCATGCAGGATGCAGGGGTGGATATTTCGCACCATAGATCCGATAGTGTAGAGAAATATATGAATGATGAATGGGACTATGTGATTACCGTTTGCGGTGGAGCAAATGAAAGCTGTCCTGCATTCTCAGGAAAAGTAAAGAACCGTCTACATATCGGTTTTGATGATCCGTCCGAAGCTACGGGAACACCCGAATTTATTCAATCCGAGTATATCAGGGTAAGGGATGAAATCAAAACTGCATTTTATA
- a CDS encoding ArsR/SmtB family transcription factor, which translates to MSKKELTADQEQLARFAKALGHPIRIAILEMLANESCCYHGDMSEVLPIAKSTLSQHLNELKDAGLIQGTITLPTVKYCINSENWNKAKELFGGFFTQLQNTDEIC; encoded by the coding sequence ATGTCAAAGAAAGAATTAACAGCCGATCAGGAGCAATTAGCCCGTTTTGCTAAAGCATTGGGGCATCCGATTCGTATAGCGATATTAGAAATGCTTGCCAATGAGTCATGCTGCTATCATGGCGATATGTCAGAGGTATTACCGATTGCCAAAAGCACGCTGTCACAGCATCTGAACGAACTGAAAGATGCAGGATTGATTCAGGGAACAATTACATTACCCACCGTGAAATATTGTATCAACAGCGAGAACTGGAATAAAGCCAAAGAACTCTTTGGTGGCTTTTTTACCCAATTACAGAATACAGACGAGATTTGCTGA
- a CDS encoding GNAT family N-acetyltransferase, protein MMDIRFATPKDIPAIKELFRSTILSVNLKDYTPEQVGCWAARGEDTSLWEERISEQYFILAEENDTILGFAALKLAGYLNSMFVHKDYQGMGIATFLLKKIEEYARLKDISEITADVSITAEPFFSKQGYVILEQQTVCIGISMTNYKMSKVLS, encoded by the coding sequence ATGATGGACATCAGGTTTGCAACCCCAAAAGATATCCCTGCCATTAAGGAATTATTTCGTTCAACTATCCTTTCAGTCAATTTAAAAGACTATACACCCGAACAGGTCGGATGCTGGGCTGCAAGAGGAGAGGACACGAGTCTATGGGAAGAACGGATAAGTGAGCAATACTTTATACTTGCCGAGGAAAACGATACAATATTAGGGTTTGCGGCCCTAAAATTGGCAGGATATTTAAATTCTATGTTTGTCCATAAGGACTATCAGGGAATGGGCATTGCAACATTCTTACTTAAAAAGATTGAAGAATATGCGCGGTTGAAAGATATTTCAGAAATAACTGCTGATGTCAGTATTACAGCCGAGCCTTTCTTCTCAAAACAAGGCTATGTTATTCTGGAACAACAGACCGTTTGCATTGGTATCTCTATGACAAACTATAAAATGTCAAAAGTTTTATCCTGA